The window AAAAGAAAAGTGATTAGGGGGTTTTTATGAAATCCAAAAAAAAGAAACCGGTTGAAAAGAAAAATCCTTACCAGGAATTTTTAACCGATGGAAAATTTGATTCGAATAAATTTATAAAAAGAAGTATTATAACTTTTATTCAAGTCCAGATTTTAAAACTACCATGCAAGAAAAGTGATTAGGTGGTTTTTATGGGATTGACTTTTTAGTCTAATCATTAAGGTTATAGCAATGGAAACAAATGTATTAGAATTTACTAAAGAATTTGGTTTAATTGAATCTTTCCCTTTTGGAAAACACTATTCTGGAATAAAAGACAAAGTAATGAACTATATTCTTTTAAAGATTTTGATTTTTAAAATGGAATCTGGTATTTCTAAAATGAAAAAATTTCTTTCCGAAATACAGTATCTTCCCATTAATCAAGTCAATCTTGAATACAGTCATTTAAAAGATGCCATTACGCCGATTAAAAAAGTCGAAAGTGTTTTTGCTGCTATTAAACCGACAAATTCTGATGAACAAAAACTAGTCGATACCTCTGTTGAACTTTTGCAATTGACCACTCAATACATTCAGATACTAGAAAAAACCCATAAGACTGATCTTGAAGTTTTGGAAAAACTAAAAGCTGCACAGACTGGAAAGTTTTATTCTTACGATGAAGTTTTTAACTAGATGTATCAAATCGAAATTTCTAACAATGCCAAGAACTTCATAAAGAAGTCTATCCCTGCCCTGAAAAAACTTTTACAAGAGTCCTTAGAAAAAATCAAAACCAATCCGGTTGAATCCTCGGAAGCTTTAATTCAAAATCTGAAAGGGTATTATGCCTATCATCTAAAATTTAACAGTGTAGCCTATCGAATATTTTTTCTAATCAAAGAAGAAAGTAAGACCATTTTGATTTTAGAAATTGATACACGCGAAAATTTTTATATTATCACAAAAAGAAAATATAAGCCTATAAGCTAACTTTAATTAGCCACTTAAGAATTTTATTTTAAAATACAAGCCACTAAACAAAAATGTACATTACAAAAGATTTGTACAAAAGTATCAAAAACCGCATTTTGCCACTGTGATACCTACGGAAAGGCTCTATTTATACTATACAGTTTTTGCTTATTTACTGTATAGTTTGACTAATTGACGTTTTGCGCTTTGTGGATAATATTAATTATCTTGCAAAAACTTTTCCTAGGTTAAACATTAAGAATGACCAAGACATAAAAAGAATAAAGAAATAAATAAATTATCATTTCATTTAGTTCTTTGTATGGACTCATTTTACTTTATCCTCAAAAAGTTCGTCTAGGTTATCTGTAAAAAACGAAAATGCGATTGAGATTGTTTCTAGAAAAATTCCTGTCCAGAGAATCCAAGAAAATCTTTTTTCGAAATCTGCCAGAACTCCGAAAAGGGTAATTAAAAAGATTCCTAAAACAAAAACTAAAATATAGAATTCATTCCAAGAATTTAATTTGAATCTGATTTTTTGATATAGAGAGAAGGGTATTTTCATTGCATTGCACTTCCTAAAGTTTTTCTTATCGAATTAATTATTTTAGTAACCGAATTCTCATTCATGTATTTTTTTATATCCTCTTAGTGTATTGATCGTAAACGATATATTAGATTCATTTAAAGATTTTCCGATTAACCAAGTTACTGAATTTGTCAAATCGTCCGCTTCATCTGCTTTGATATTTCCTTCTGAATATAAAACGTCAATTTCTCGAAGTATAGAATTTATCAAATCTTCCGTAATAATCATCTAGGGAGCTTCTAAAATTATTTCCTGAGTTTCTTTTTTGCCTGTTGGACTTGCTGACGATTCGCCGAATAATTTTACAGCGTAATATACATTATTCGCTCTAAAGGCTGTCATTCCATCCTCTTTGCAGATTTTTTGTAAAAGTCGGTCTGCATAGTCACGATGATCTAAACTGATTTTGTTTTTTCTCATGAGTTGGTAGAGTGCATCATGAACCAAAGAACCGCGCATAAAGTTTTTTGTGTCTACTGCAATTCCGCTTGCACCGTCCCATTCGTAGCCAGGGGAGATTGAGAGAGTTCCATCTTTCAAAAGTGCAATGTATGGATAATCTTCGTCAGGTTCGTAAATGTCTTTTTCTGGTTTTATTTCAGTTTGAATAGAATATCGTTCCGCTACTTCGTATTTATAGTTTTGGATTTCTTTGTATTTGATTTTTGGCATTTTTTTACTTTACCTCGAAATGTGGTAGGTCTTTAAAACTTTTCCAATTTCCGCCCCATTGAACATTTGGAAATTTTGCGGAAAGAATTTTATTGAATTCTTTAAAATTGATTTCATCCCAAACTAGGGAATGATTTTTTCCACTGGAGAGAGTCAGAAAACCAATGTCGAACGCTCTGGATAATCCTGATTTGTTGGGATTGTGTTTAGATTGTCCTGCATCTGCATTTGTGACTTTCTTTTTTCCTTCGCTTGCCGTGATGGCTCCGAGTCCTGCTATTTTTCGGAGTCGGTTTATTTCGCTTAATGGCAATCTGCCTTGAGCAAATAAGGCTTTCTGTTCTGCAAGTGTGCGAAGTGTGCAAGTAAGAATCGGTTGTGGTTTAGAAGGAAAGTTTTTGTCCAAAATTCTTGCGAATACTTCCAAGCGTCTTGGAGTGTTGGAACACAAAGTTTAATGTCTCTCATGCAAGTTCCTTTTCTAGTATTTCTAAATCTGCAAAGTTTGCCGTTTCGAGTTTTTTTAATCGGTCTGCTTTTTTTGCTTTTGCCGTTCCGTAAAAAGTTTTATACGAATAGGATTTTTCTAAAATCTCGGTTGCTGTCTGTGTAATTAAAT is drawn from Leptospiraceae bacterium and contains these coding sequences:
- a CDS encoding type II toxin-antitoxin system RelE/ParE family toxin, which encodes MYQIEISNNAKNFIKKSIPALKKLLQESLEKIKTNPVESSEALIQNLKGYYAYHLKFNSVAYRIFFLIKEESKTILILEIDTRENFYIITKRKYKPIS
- a CDS encoding DUF1353 domain-containing protein, with amino-acid sequence MPKIKYKEIQNYKYEVAERYSIQTEIKPEKDIYEPDEDYPYIALLKDGTLSISPGYEWDGASGIAVDTKNFMRGSLVHDALYQLMRKNKISLDHRDYADRLLQKICKEDGMTAFRANNVYYAVKLFGESSASPTGKKETQEIILEAP
- a CDS encoding M15 family metallopeptidase, with the translated sequence MDKNFPSKPQPILTCTLRTLAEQKALFAQGRLPLSEINRLRKIAGLGAITASEGKKKVTNADAGQSKHNPNKSGLSRAFDIGFLTLSSGKNHSLVWDEINFKEFNKILSAKFPNVQWGGNWKSFKDLPHFEVK